GGCGATATCGTACTCGTTCCGTTTCCATTCACCGACCAATCTGCCGCGAAGCAGCGCCCCGCCGTGGTCGTCAGCAGCGGAGCCTACCAGCAGACCACGCCCGACGTCATTTTAATGGCTGTGACGAGCCAGGTACGCACCATCGCTGGCCTCGGGGAAGTGGTAGTTCAGGACTGGCAAGCGGCTGGCCTGCTCAAACCCTCCATTATCAAGCCTGTCATCACCACCATCCAACGCACGCTAGTGCGCAAAACACTGGGGGCGGCTACAGGAAAAAGATCAAACCGCGCTGAA
The sequence above is a segment of the Pseudomonadota bacterium genome. Coding sequences within it:
- a CDS encoding type II toxin-antitoxin system PemK/MazF family toxin; the encoded protein is MTGYSFGDIVLVPFPFTDQSAAKQRPAVVVSSGAYQQTTPDVILMAVTSQVRTIAGLGEVVVQDWQAAGLLKPSIIKPVITTIQRTLVRKTLGAATGKRSNRAE